The following proteins are co-located in the Gordonia polyisoprenivorans genome:
- the trxA gene encoding thioredoxin yields MSTHEITLENFGATVEQDGIVLLDFWAGWCGPCRQFAPVFDKAAQAHPDITFGKIDTEAQQQLAGSLGIRSIPTLMAFRDGVLVFNQPGALPAAQFEQLIDAVEGLDMDEVRAEIAKSESDQASS; encoded by the coding sequence ATGAGTACACACGAGATCACTCTCGAGAACTTCGGAGCCACCGTCGAACAGGACGGCATCGTGCTCCTCGATTTCTGGGCCGGCTGGTGCGGGCCCTGCCGCCAGTTCGCGCCGGTCTTCGACAAGGCCGCCCAAGCACATCCCGACATCACCTTCGGCAAGATCGACACCGAGGCGCAGCAACAACTCGCCGGGAGCCTGGGCATCCGGTCGATCCCCACGCTGATGGCCTTCCGCGACGGCGTCCTCGTCTTCAATCAGCCCGGCGCGCTGCCCGCAGCGCAGTTCGAGCAGCTCATCGACGCCGTCGAGGGCCTCGACATGGACGAGGTCCGCGCCGAGATCGCGAAGTCGGAGTCGGATCAGGCCTCGTCCTGA
- a CDS encoding TetR/AcrR family transcriptional regulator: protein MTEAAVRRPNKRGQATRDAMLDAAVASLATGDPGSVSGNRIAKDIGATWGAVKYQFGDIDGLWAAVLRRTAERRGTLPVRAFDHHTTLRERVHAIVDLMYEGLTAPDSRAIETLRAALPRESAELERLYPQTATELRSWAPQWNNACQNAFGDLTIDPQRVTALAAFLPGAMRGLVSEKQLGSYSDLDVARRGLADAIVAYLAPTGESGQDEA from the coding sequence ATGACAGAGGCTGCGGTGCGTCGCCCCAACAAGCGGGGGCAGGCGACGCGGGACGCGATGCTCGACGCCGCGGTGGCGTCGCTGGCCACCGGTGATCCGGGATCGGTCTCGGGCAACCGCATCGCCAAGGACATCGGGGCGACGTGGGGTGCCGTCAAGTACCAGTTCGGCGACATCGACGGACTCTGGGCGGCGGTGTTGCGCCGTACCGCGGAGCGTCGCGGGACCCTGCCGGTGCGCGCCTTCGACCACCACACCACGCTGCGCGAGCGTGTCCACGCCATCGTCGACCTGATGTACGAGGGACTCACGGCGCCGGACTCGCGCGCGATCGAGACCCTGCGCGCCGCTCTGCCGCGCGAGTCCGCTGAACTCGAACGCCTCTACCCGCAGACCGCCACCGAATTGCGCTCGTGGGCGCCGCAATGGAACAACGCCTGCCAGAACGCATTCGGCGATCTCACGATCGACCCACAGCGTGTGACGGCGTTGGCCGCCTTTCTACCCGGCGCAATGCGGGGGTTGGTCTCGGAGAAACAACTCGGCAGCTATAGCGACCTCGACGTCGCGCGTCGCGGACTTGCCGACGCCATCGTCGCCTACCTCGCGCCGACCGGGGAGAGCGGTCAGGACGAGGCCTGA
- a CDS encoding Rieske 2Fe-2S domain-containing protein, translating to MAKTPLSMEPTGWFQVAWSAEVEVGAVIRMTYFGQEMVAWRSASGRVSVFDAYCEHLGAHLGYGGHVEGENLECPFHGWQWNSEGRNVCIPYEARPNKGRRIRSHPVVERNESIWIWYDKHGRAPYFEVPDIFTAFGDDADAARRYYPPVPAAIRCWRGLELHPQYVLENGVDFAHFLFVHNTPFMPEFTRHDFDGPVSYVDFTIAFEEGKTLENAGSGVYSINAGLGCSVTRSWGMIENRTMPAVTPVDEHTCDVRFTVWIGRKRGEENATGMTPYGQTMADLVIEQFAADVEIWSHQRYSDPPALSRKEFAGFTALRRWAEQFYPDGEDLGTDPRTPHSGAIVPLHPSAHVTSA from the coding sequence GTGGCCAAGACTCCGTTGTCGATGGAACCGACCGGATGGTTCCAGGTCGCGTGGTCGGCGGAGGTCGAGGTCGGCGCGGTCATCCGGATGACCTATTTCGGCCAGGAGATGGTCGCGTGGCGGTCGGCGTCGGGCCGGGTCTCGGTCTTCGACGCCTACTGCGAGCATCTCGGTGCCCACCTCGGATACGGCGGACATGTCGAAGGCGAGAACCTCGAGTGCCCGTTTCACGGCTGGCAGTGGAACAGCGAAGGCCGCAATGTGTGCATCCCGTACGAGGCGCGCCCGAACAAGGGGCGTCGTATCCGTAGCCATCCGGTCGTCGAGCGCAACGAGTCGATCTGGATCTGGTACGACAAGCACGGTCGCGCACCGTATTTCGAGGTGCCCGACATCTTCACCGCGTTCGGCGACGACGCCGACGCCGCGCGCCGCTATTATCCGCCGGTGCCCGCGGCGATCCGCTGCTGGCGCGGGCTCGAGCTGCACCCGCAGTACGTGCTGGAGAACGGCGTCGATTTCGCGCATTTCCTCTTTGTGCACAACACACCGTTCATGCCGGAGTTCACCCGGCACGACTTCGACGGCCCGGTGTCCTATGTGGATTTCACGATCGCGTTCGAGGAGGGTAAGACCCTCGAGAATGCCGGCAGCGGAGTCTATTCCATCAACGCCGGGCTCGGCTGCTCGGTGACGAGGTCTTGGGGCATGATCGAGAACCGGACGATGCCCGCGGTCACCCCGGTCGACGAGCACACCTGCGACGTCCGGTTCACCGTGTGGATCGGCCGCAAACGCGGCGAGGAGAACGCCACCGGGATGACCCCCTACGGGCAGACGATGGCCGACCTGGTCATCGAGCAGTTCGCCGCCGACGTCGAGATCTGGTCACACCAGCGCTACTCCGACCCACCGGCGTTGTCCCGCAAGGAGTTCGCCGGGTTCACCGCCCTTCGACGCTGGGCCGAGCAGTTCTACCCCGACGGCGAGGATCTGGGAACCGACCCACGCACGCCGCACAGTGGTGCCATCGTTCCGTTGCATCCGTCCGCGCACGTCACCAGCGCCTGA
- a CDS encoding NAD(P)H-dependent amine dehydrogenase family protein encodes MSLPIRVFQVATGNLGTETIGRIQRHPDLELVGLHCYTEDKIGRDAGEIVGMEPIGVRATGSVTEIIAARPDVVTFHGVFPDEDLYVAVLEAGIDVVTTADWITGYHRDTNHPHPSGRRVSEVIADACARGGATFYGTGMNPGLCQILGIVNSADVADIENITVTESVDVSCHHSAQTWREVGYGLPVDDPRLPDMLYKYTAVFADSVYLMADAFDLQLDEVTFGYELGACTKDVDLGWYQLPKGSLGGSYIRYQGMVGGVPRVESHLEWQMTPHTDPSWDIKGCYLTQIQGDPCVYNKHMIFPRPGVDLSDPQNFASIGMTVTGMPALHAIRAVVAAPPGIVTSADLPLRAFAGRFAG; translated from the coding sequence ATGAGCCTTCCCATCCGCGTATTCCAGGTCGCCACCGGCAATCTGGGCACCGAGACCATCGGCCGCATCCAGCGCCACCCGGATCTCGAACTCGTCGGGCTGCACTGCTACACCGAGGACAAGATCGGCCGCGACGCCGGTGAGATCGTCGGGATGGAACCGATCGGAGTGCGCGCCACCGGATCCGTCACGGAGATCATCGCCGCGCGCCCGGACGTGGTGACCTTTCACGGCGTCTTCCCCGACGAAGACCTCTACGTGGCGGTCCTCGAAGCGGGGATCGACGTCGTGACCACCGCCGACTGGATCACCGGCTACCACCGCGACACCAACCACCCGCATCCGTCGGGGCGACGCGTCAGTGAGGTGATCGCCGATGCCTGCGCACGTGGCGGGGCAACCTTCTACGGCACCGGGATGAATCCGGGGCTCTGTCAGATCCTCGGCATCGTCAATTCCGCCGACGTCGCCGACATCGAGAACATCACCGTCACCGAGTCGGTCGACGTGTCCTGCCACCACTCCGCGCAGACCTGGCGAGAAGTGGGTTACGGCCTGCCCGTGGATGATCCGCGCCTGCCGGACATGTTGTACAAATACACCGCGGTCTTCGCCGACTCGGTGTATCTGATGGCCGACGCCTTCGACCTCCAACTCGACGAGGTCACATTCGGCTATGAGCTCGGCGCCTGCACCAAGGACGTCGATCTCGGCTGGTATCAGCTACCGAAGGGATCGCTGGGCGGCAGCTACATCCGGTATCAGGGCATGGTCGGCGGGGTGCCGCGTGTGGAGTCCCACCTGGAGTGGCAGATGACGCCACACACCGATCCCTCGTGGGACATCAAGGGCTGCTACCTGACTCAGATTCAGGGCGATCCGTGTGTCTACAACAAGCACATGATCTTCCCGCGGCCCGGCGTCGATCTCTCCGATCCGCAGAATTTCGCGTCGATCGGGATGACGGTCACCGGAATGCCCGCGCTGCATGCGATCCGCGCGGTCGTCGCGGCGCCGCCCGGTATCGTCACCAGCGCCGACCTACCTCTGCGGGCGTTCGCCGGACGATTCGCCGGTTAA
- a CDS encoding FAD-dependent oxidoreductase produces the protein MSRPRVVIAGLGDTGTLTAIHLARHADVVGITVAPGLISGQELGMRLTRPEAWAHEYALPYRRYRALDAATIVHGRIASLDPDARRLTVARPDGTTLDESYDALVIATGVTNGFWRTTRFRDEKQVSAELADHHRQVRQARSVIVVGGGASAVSAAANIAAHSPDTKVDLYFPGPSPLRTHHPRTWRTVGERLEHAGVRLHPDHRAVLTDVDTTRLDGGAVHWSTGQPPAQADLVVWAVGRATPNTDGLPTALLDDDGFVQVTPTLQNPLYPNIFAVGDVAATDPLRSSARNRADRLVAHNVRAHLRGGRLRTYRPPHRRWGSVLGPQSDGLQVFAPNGRAFRFPAWAVERVLWPVIVRRGIYHGVRRVR, from the coding sequence GTGAGTAGGCCACGGGTGGTGATCGCCGGGCTCGGCGACACCGGCACCCTCACCGCGATCCACCTCGCACGTCACGCCGACGTCGTCGGGATCACGGTGGCGCCAGGCCTGATCAGCGGGCAGGAACTTGGCATGCGGTTGACCCGTCCCGAGGCGTGGGCACACGAATATGCGTTGCCCTACCGGCGATATCGCGCGCTCGACGCCGCCACGATCGTGCACGGACGCATCGCGTCATTGGACCCCGACGCGCGGCGACTCACCGTCGCCCGACCTGACGGCACGACCCTCGACGAGTCGTATGACGCCCTGGTCATCGCGACCGGTGTCACCAACGGGTTCTGGCGGACCACCCGGTTCCGCGACGAGAAGCAGGTGTCCGCGGAATTGGCCGACCATCATCGGCAGGTCCGCCAGGCACGTTCGGTGATCGTCGTCGGAGGCGGGGCGTCGGCGGTCAGTGCGGCCGCCAACATTGCCGCACACAGCCCGGATACCAAGGTGGACTTGTATTTTCCCGGTCCATCGCCGCTGCGGACGCATCATCCGCGCACCTGGCGCACCGTCGGGGAACGGCTCGAACACGCAGGGGTTCGACTGCACCCCGACCATCGCGCCGTCCTCACCGACGTCGACACAACCCGACTCGACGGGGGCGCGGTGCACTGGTCCACCGGCCAGCCCCCGGCACAGGCCGACCTCGTGGTGTGGGCGGTCGGGCGCGCCACCCCCAACACCGACGGACTGCCGACCGCACTGCTCGACGACGACGGCTTCGTGCAGGTGACGCCGACCCTGCAGAACCCGTTGTATCCGAACATCTTCGCGGTCGGCGACGTCGCCGCCACCGATCCGCTGAGGTCGTCGGCACGCAATCGCGCCGACCGGCTGGTCGCCCACAACGTCCGTGCCCACCTACGGGGCGGCCGGCTGCGGACCTATCGGCCGCCACACCGACGGTGGGGGTCGGTTCTTGGTCCGCAGAGCGATGGTCTGCAGGTGTTCGCGCCGAACGGCCGCGCGTTCCGGTTCCCCGCGTGGGCGGTCGAGAGGGTGCTCTGGCCGGTCATCGTGCGGCGCGGGATCTACCACGGTGTTCGTCGCGTACGGTGA